Proteins encoded within one genomic window of Triticum aestivum cultivar Chinese Spring chromosome 2D, IWGSC CS RefSeq v2.1, whole genome shotgun sequence:
- the LOC123049231 gene encoding non-specific lipid transfer protein GPI-anchored 15 isoform X2 yields the protein MMTLSPCLDFIGSKALEPGFSCCTTLAGIVQTDPRCLCMVLDGSAASFGIAINHTRALELPGICKVQAPPISQCTAIPVPPATAPEDPPEETSNQVADAPKEYTSIYHPRPM from the exons ATGATGACCCTATCCCCATGCCTTGACTTCATCGGAAGCAAAGCCCTGGAGCCCGGCTTCTCCTGCTGCACCACGCTCGCCGGCATCGTCCAGACCGACCCCCGTTGCCTGTGCATGGTTCTCGATGGCAGTGCGGCGTCATTTGGCATCGCCATTAACCACACGAGGGCCCTGGAGCTCCCTGGCATCTGCAAGGTCCAAGCACCGCCGATTAGCCAATGCACAG CCATCCCAGTTCCTCCAGCAACAGCGCCAGAGGACCCACCGGAGGAGACGAGCAACCAAGTCGCAGATGCACCTAAAG AGTACACGAGTATTTACCACCCTAGACCAATGTAA
- the LOC123049231 gene encoding non-specific lipid transfer protein GPI-anchored 15 isoform X1 yields the protein MMTLSPCLDFIGSKALEPGFSCCTTLAGIVQTDPRCLCMVLDGSAASFGIAINHTRALELPGICKVQAPPISQCTAIPVPPATAPEDPPEETSNQVADAPKGSPNSNATSSSRNSKSAANLMVTMLIPTCALIYVF from the exons ATGATGACCCTATCCCCATGCCTTGACTTCATCGGAAGCAAAGCCCTGGAGCCCGGCTTCTCCTGCTGCACCACGCTCGCCGGCATCGTCCAGACCGACCCCCGTTGCCTGTGCATGGTTCTCGATGGCAGTGCGGCGTCATTTGGCATCGCCATTAACCACACGAGGGCCCTGGAGCTCCCTGGCATCTGCAAGGTCCAAGCACCGCCGATTAGCCAATGCACAG CCATCCCAGTTCCTCCAGCAACAGCGCCAGAGGACCCACCGGAGGAGACGAGCAACCAAGTCGCAGATGCACCTAAAG GAAGCCCGAATTCGAATGCAACATCAAGCTCCAGGAACTCAAAGAGTGCAGCAAATTTGATGGTCACTATGCTTATACCTACATGTGCATTAATCTATGTCTTCTAA